Proteins from a genomic interval of Desulfofustis limnaeus:
- a CDS encoding DUF6538 domain-containing protein, which yields MGFSVSQPSYLYQSSSGYIFRLRVPTDLRPVVGKTKFRYSLRTGALRTAKSRARAMAGYVQQLFMTVRSGMSELTQEQSQN from the coding sequence ATGGGCTTTTCTGTTTCACAGCCGTCGTACCTGTACCAGAGTTCTTCCGGGTATATCTTCCGCTTACGTGTTCCCACTGATCTGAGACCGGTTGTCGGCAAGACCAAGTTCCGGTATTCTCTGCGCACTGGTGCTTTGAGAACGGCAAAGAGCCGTGCTCGGGCGATGGCGGGGTACGTTCAGCAATTATTCATGACGGTGAGGAGTGGGATGTCTGAGTTGACGCAGGAGCAGTCTCAAAATTAA
- the smpB gene encoding SsrA-binding protein SmpB, translated as MSIKIVARNKKAYHDFHIDSTLEAGMVLSGPEVKSLRAGKANLKDGYAKINERGEAVLYNVHISVYSHATHNPNDPLRIRKLLLHKREIRKLIGKLREKGLALIPLKIYFNGKGKAKVELGLARGKRQYDKRAALKEQQSNREIERAMRRNE; from the coding sequence ATGAGTATCAAAATCGTTGCCCGTAACAAGAAGGCCTACCACGACTTCCATATCGACTCGACGCTCGAGGCGGGCATGGTGCTCAGTGGCCCCGAGGTCAAGTCGCTGCGTGCCGGCAAGGCCAACCTGAAGGACGGCTACGCCAAGATCAACGAGCGTGGCGAGGCGGTCCTGTATAATGTTCATATCTCGGTATACAGCCATGCCACGCACAACCCGAACGATCCGCTGCGCATCCGCAAGCTGCTGTTGCACAAACGGGAGATTCGCAAACTGATCGGCAAGCTGCGGGAGAAGGGCCTTGCGCTGATCCCGCTGAAGATATATTTTAATGGAAAGGGTAAGGCTAAAGTTGAACTCGGCCTGGCCCGCGGCAAACGCCAGTATGACAAACGAGCGGCGCTGAAAGAACAGCAATCCAATCGTGAAATCGAACGGGCCATGCGCCGCAACGAATAA
- a CDS encoding winged helix-turn-helix domain-containing protein, producing the protein MARPAQLTTAMERVAQQQIQEAKTARELRTGLSVLIPKKCGCSNALVGELLGVGIATVVRMQREIREQVAGITKQKESWGGRRRQLMTFVEEQAFLEPWIAASESGGVLIVPPLHKALEQRLGRTVHPSTVYRLLARHGWRKVEPDTCHPKRDVEAQDTFKKTSHKQWQKR; encoded by the coding sequence ATGGCAAGGCCAGCACAACTTACCACGGCAATGGAAAGGGTCGCCCAGCAACAGATTCAGGAGGCCAAAACTGCCAGGGAGCTTCGTACGGGACTCAGCGTGCTGATCCCCAAGAAATGCGGCTGCTCGAACGCCTTGGTTGGAGAACTCCTCGGCGTGGGCATTGCAACAGTCGTGCGGATGCAGCGAGAAATTCGCGAACAAGTTGCCGGTATCACCAAGCAGAAAGAATCCTGGGGTGGACGACGACGACAGCTGATGACGTTTGTGGAAGAGCAAGCTTTTCTTGAACCGTGGATAGCTGCATCGGAGAGCGGTGGCGTCTTGATTGTCCCGCCGCTTCATAAGGCGCTGGAGCAGCGCCTGGGACGAACGGTCCATCCTTCGACGGTGTATCGGCTGCTCGCTCGCCACGGATGGCGCAAGGTAGAACCTGACACCTGCCATCCGAAGCGTGACGTCGAGGCGCAGGATACTTTTAAAAAAACTTCGCACAAACAGTGGCAGAAGCGCTAA
- a CDS encoding GspE/PulE family protein, with protein MKFLHSDALLDLLVKKKVITGEQRTFISLEKGKQRQKLLKQQGGNDPLDRNYPDLIDIIVSFNLQKAGSGEIVVDEETIMRTVAREFKLPFKKLDPLELDMNVVTKTIPKNFAISHLLLPFNVVDGMLEMAVYHPDSQTVLSDIEQANQVKTRPYLATKSEIKRILAEFFGFQTSISAAEDQFGSSQGGSSVDIGNLERYVKISSKGITSSDQHIKNAVNHIFNYALDQRASDIHIEPKRETCVVRFRIDGALHTIYKLPKVVHSAIVSRIKFLSRLDIAEKRRPQDGRIKVGISGGKDIEIRVSTVPVSFGEKAVLRILDPDVIFQSIDHLGFSKRDYAVFKSFMYAPHGIMLVTGPTGSGKSTTLYSALKTIATPEINLVTVEDPVEMVYEEFNQIAVQPLIDVTFSTILRNILRQDPDVIMIGEIRDYDTAAHAVQAAMTGHLVFSTLHTNDAVSSIVRLRDLGLEPFLISSTLLGAMAQRLVKKICTTCAEDFEIEEETLYKMGFPVTGKGTMTLKRGTGCRECRGTGYKGRCGIFEIFPLSIQMKAMIADGKSTEEMRQVAIREGMTTLREDAWKKVRAGITTYEEAIRVTAE; from the coding sequence ATGAAATTTCTGCACAGCGACGCTCTGCTTGACCTGTTGGTCAAAAAAAAAGTCATAACCGGCGAACAGCGCACCTTCATTAGTCTGGAGAAGGGGAAGCAGCGGCAAAAGCTGCTCAAACAGCAGGGCGGCAACGATCCTCTCGATCGTAACTATCCGGATCTGATCGACATCATTGTCTCGTTCAACCTGCAAAAGGCCGGAAGCGGGGAGATTGTGGTCGATGAAGAGACGATCATGCGGACGGTTGCCAGGGAGTTCAAGCTTCCTTTCAAAAAGCTCGATCCCCTCGAGTTGGACATGAACGTCGTCACCAAGACGATCCCGAAGAACTTTGCCATCAGCCATCTCTTGCTGCCGTTCAACGTTGTCGATGGCATGCTCGAGATGGCCGTCTACCACCCTGATTCGCAGACGGTGCTCAGCGACATCGAGCAGGCTAACCAGGTCAAGACCCGGCCCTATCTCGCCACCAAGTCGGAAATAAAGCGAATTCTTGCCGAGTTTTTTGGTTTCCAGACGTCGATCAGTGCCGCCGAGGACCAGTTTGGTTCGAGTCAGGGCGGGTCTTCGGTGGACATCGGTAATCTCGAACGTTACGTGAAGATCAGTTCCAAGGGCATTACTTCTTCAGACCAGCACATCAAGAACGCGGTCAACCATATCTTCAATTACGCCCTGGATCAGCGGGCCAGTGACATCCACATCGAGCCGAAGCGGGAGACCTGTGTGGTCCGCTTCCGTATCGACGGGGCCCTGCACACTATTTACAAATTGCCCAAAGTAGTCCATTCAGCCATCGTCAGCCGCATCAAGTTCCTTTCCCGATTGGATATCGCCGAAAAAAGGCGACCCCAGGACGGCCGGATCAAGGTCGGAATCTCCGGCGGCAAGGACATCGAGATCAGGGTGTCGACCGTGCCGGTGTCGTTTGGCGAGAAAGCGGTGCTGCGGATCCTCGATCCCGACGTCATTTTCCAGTCAATCGATCATCTCGGTTTTTCGAAGCGCGATTACGCCGTCTTCAAGTCTTTCATGTACGCCCCGCACGGCATCATGCTGGTAACCGGCCCCACCGGCAGTGGTAAGTCGACCACCCTCTATTCGGCCCTCAAGACCATCGCCACCCCGGAGATAAACCTGGTGACGGTCGAGGACCCGGTGGAGATGGTCTACGAAGAGTTCAACCAAATTGCCGTGCAGCCGTTGATCGACGTGACCTTCTCCACAATCTTGCGCAACATCCTGCGTCAGGACCCCGACGTTATCATGATCGGTGAGATCCGCGATTACGACACCGCCGCCCATGCGGTGCAGGCGGCGATGACCGGTCATCTGGTCTTTTCCACACTGCACACCAACGATGCCGTCTCGTCCATTGTCCGCTTGCGTGATCTGGGCCTGGAGCCGTTTTTGATCAGCTCGACCTTGCTCGGGGCCATGGCCCAGCGGCTGGTGAAAAAGATCTGCACCACGTGTGCCGAAGACTTCGAGATTGAAGAGGAGACCCTGTACAAGATGGGGTTCCCGGTGACGGGCAAGGGGACCATGACGCTCAAGCGCGGCACCGGCTGCCGGGAATGCCGCGGTACCGGCTACAAGGGGCGATGCGGTATTTTCGAGATTTTCCCATTGTCTATCCAGATGAAAGCGATGATTGCCGACGGTAAAAGCACCGAGGAGATGCGTCAGGTTGCCATTCGCGAAGGAATGACTACCTTACGCGAGGACGCCTGGAAGAAGGTCCGGGCCGGCATTACCACCTATGAAGAGGCCATCAGGGTTACCGCCGAATAG
- a CDS encoding deoxyribonuclease IV — MPFLGAHESVSGGLHMAFARIDKVGGQALQIFTRNQRQWRHPPLATSEVDQFLQEQSRHEGMIVASHASYLVNLAAGEEGLRRRSIDAFVEELRRCEQLQVPYVVLHPGAHGGDGLEAGLARLVTSLDEVLATVPGSSMVLLETTAGQGTGLGGTFEELALIRQRVQASERIGVCLDTCHVFAAGYDIRSKSGYQSVIRHFDESVGLQHLRLFHLNDSKKELGSRVDRHEHIGAGCIGVDGFRWLVNDDRFTRHAMILETPKGDDLQEDIENLQTLRRLLEQG, encoded by the coding sequence ATGCCGTTTTTGGGTGCGCATGAGTCGGTGAGCGGTGGGTTGCACATGGCCTTTGCTCGGATTGACAAGGTCGGTGGTCAGGCACTGCAGATCTTTACCCGTAACCAGCGGCAATGGCGTCATCCGCCACTGGCAACTTCAGAGGTCGACCAGTTTTTACAGGAACAATCCCGCCATGAGGGGATGATTGTCGCCTCCCACGCTTCCTACCTGGTAAACCTTGCGGCCGGTGAGGAGGGTCTGAGACGCCGGTCGATCGACGCCTTTGTCGAAGAACTGAGGCGTTGCGAGCAACTGCAGGTGCCTTATGTGGTATTGCATCCTGGTGCCCACGGCGGCGATGGGTTGGAGGCTGGCTTGGCGCGGCTGGTGACGTCGCTTGACGAAGTGCTGGCCACGGTGCCGGGCTCCTCCATGGTACTGCTTGAGACCACGGCCGGTCAGGGTACCGGCCTTGGGGGCACCTTCGAGGAATTGGCTCTCATCCGGCAACGCGTGCAGGCCTCCGAGCGGATCGGCGTCTGCCTCGATACCTGCCATGTGTTTGCCGCCGGCTACGATATTCGTTCCAAAAGCGGTTATCAGTCAGTCATCCGCCATTTTGACGAGAGCGTCGGCCTTCAGCACCTACGTCTCTTCCACCTCAACGATTCCAAGAAGGAGCTTGGCAGCAGGGTGGACCGGCATGAACATATCGGGGCCGGCTGTATCGGAGTCGATGGCTTTCGCTGGCTGGTGAACGACGACCGTTTCACCAGGCACGCCATGATCCTGGAAACCCCGAAAGGCGACGATCTTCAGGAAGATATCGAAAATCTCCAGACGCTGCGCCGTCTGCTGGAACAGGGATGA
- a CDS encoding IS630 family transposase, producing the protein MAEALTRNSKGLPARLMFQDEARFGRLSDPRRCWAPWPIRPLVRKTLIREYVYAYAAVTPADGHLEWMLADDMAAKTMGLFLRQVAQNHPNEFVIMVLDGAPSHRSRELEIPEQMALIRLPPYSPELNPAERLWDELREKEFANKVFDSLEAAVIQLALGLWRLESAPAATQSLTGWQWILESSWLRNRISS; encoded by the coding sequence GTGGCAGAAGCGCTAACCAGGAACAGCAAAGGCTTGCCCGCACGTCTGATGTTCCAGGATGAAGCGCGCTTCGGCCGGTTGAGCGATCCTCGTCGTTGCTGGGCGCCCTGGCCGATCCGTCCGCTGGTGCGGAAAACGCTAATCCGTGAGTATGTATATGCGTATGCCGCGGTGACTCCGGCCGACGGTCACCTCGAATGGATGCTGGCTGACGATATGGCCGCCAAAACCATGGGGCTGTTCTTGCGACAAGTCGCACAGAACCACCCCAACGAGTTTGTGATAATGGTGCTGGATGGTGCTCCATCGCACCGTTCCCGTGAGTTGGAGATACCGGAGCAGATGGCTTTGATACGGTTACCTCCCTACTCTCCGGAATTGAACCCAGCCGAACGTTTATGGGATGAACTCCGAGAAAAGGAATTTGCCAATAAGGTCTTTGACTCTCTCGAAGCTGCCGTAATTCAGCTGGCCCTCGGCCTGTGGCGCTTGGAAAGCGCCCCGGCAGCGACTCAGTCCTTGACTGGTTGGCAGTGGATATTAGAATCATCTTGGTTGCGAAATAGAATAAGCTCATAG